Proteins encoded by one window of Channa argus isolate prfri chromosome 1, Channa argus male v1.0, whole genome shotgun sequence:
- the LOC137131954 gene encoding mitogen-activated protein kinase kinase kinase kinase 3-like isoform X1: protein MMNSSVDLSRRNPQEDFELIQRIGSGTYGDVYKARNVNTGELAAIKVIKLEPGEDFAVVQQEIIMMKDCKHSNIVAYFGSYLRRDKLWISMEYCGGGSLQDIYHVTGPLSESQIAYMSRETLQGLYYLHSKGKMHRDIKGANILLTDNGYVKLADFGVSAQITATLAKRKSFIGTPYWMAPEVAAVERKGGYNQLCDIWAVGITAIELAELQPPMFDLHPMRALFLMTKSNFQPPKMKDKLKWTNNFHHFVKLALTKNPKKRPTAEKMLQHPFVSQPLSRTLAIELLDKANNPDHSTYNDFDDDDPEPEFKYRGHFLPLSPGARRAPRFAARRKSPVSVPHRIRSTSRSTREGKTLSEINFGQVKFDAPLRKETEPHHEPCASEPYLDCVEEHYYTARSNLDLQFEYGHDSPSLLGGNKSLLKSVEEELQQRGHVAHLGDDEDDDGADDDETHNHKSSTIMRPKVPPPLPPKPKSISTSQQQQKHDDNQSHSEDDSGGGGTIKRCPVPEMQSPAKPASNVPPRPPPPKLPPHRRGSLGNDSPKHTDVEHSAPEDDGSFRHFWEWLHTPHTEEELEEAWEVLKEVKEVQEKEEEKGESNGLSSSHNGERDSPADRQSTMPPSVPIRKDKKDVPKPISNGLPPTPKVHMGACFSKVFNGCPLKIHCATSWINPDTRDQYLIFGAEEGIYTLNLNELHETTMEQLFPRRCTWLYVMNSCLLSISGKASQLYSHSLTGLFEQARQLQKLPVAIPTHKLPDKMIPRKFAVSNKIPETKGCQKCCVVRNPYTGHKYLCGAFQSSVMLLEWVESMQKFMLIKNIDFPLPCPLEVFDMLVVPEQTYPLICVAVSKGIELNQVVKFGTVNPNSTSSWFTEADTPQSCVIHVTQLERDTILVCLDRCIKIVNLQGRLKSSRKLSAELTFNFQIESIVCLQDSVLAFWRHGMQGRSFKTNEITQEISDSTRIFRLLGSDRHADCRDQDAEDRGQTLPRVVVLESRPTDNPTAHSNLYILAGHENSY, encoded by the exons gagagATAAGTTATGGATCAGTATGGAGTACTGTGGAGGAGGTTCTCTGCAGGACATTTATCATG TAACTGGGCCTTTGTCAGAGTCACAGATAGCCTACATGTCACGGGAGACCCTGCAG GGTTTATACTACTTACATAGCAAAGGCAAAATGCACAGAGACATCAAG GGAGCCAACATCCTCTTGACAGACAACGGCTATGTTAAACTAG ctgactttggcgTATCAGCCCAGATCACAGCAACTCTGGCCAAAAGGAAGTCATTCATTGGAACTCCTTACTG GATGGCTCCAGAGGTAGCAGcagtggagagaaaaggaggtTACAACCAGCTGTGTGATATCTGGGCTGTGGGAATAACTGCAATAGAGCTGGCTGAACTGCAGCCACCCATGTTTGACCTCCACCCCATgag GGCTCTGTTCTTAATGACTAAGAGTAATTTCCAGCCTCCTAAGATGAAAGATAAACTTAAGTG GACCAATAACTTCCACCATTTTGTCAAACTAGCACTCACCAAGAACCCAAAGAAAAGGCCCACAGCGGAAAAGATGCTTCAG CACCCATTTGTGTCTCAGCCCCTCAGCAGGACACTAGCAATCGAGCTGCTGGATAAAGCCAACAACCCCGACCACAGCACCTACAACGACTTTGATGATGACGACCCAGAACCTGAG TTTAAGTACAGGGGTCATTTCCTACCTTTAAGCCCTGGTGCTCGACGTGCACCCCGTTTTGCAGCCCGTAGGAAG TCTCCAGTCTCTGTTCCTCATCGTATTCGTTCCACCAGCAGAAGCACTAGGGAAGGAAAGACACTGTCCGAGATTAACT TTGGCCAAGTGAAGTTTGATGCTCCACTGAGAAAGGAGACGGAACCCCATCATGAACCG TGTGCTTCTGAGCCCTATCTGGACTGTGTTGAGGAGCACTACTATACCGCGAGATCTAATCTG GACCTGCAGTTTGAGTATGGACATGATTCACCAAGTCTTTTGGGAGGAAACAA GAGTCTTCTCAAATCTGTGGAGGAGGAGCTACAGCAGAG GGGCCATGTGGCACACTTAGgggatgatgaggatgatgatggtgCAGATGATGATGAAACTCACAATCA TAAATCAAGCACTATCATGAGGCCAAAGGTccctcctccacttcctcccaAG CCCAAGTCCATCTCCAcatcacagcaacaacaaaaacacgaCGACAACCAATCGCACAGCGAGGACGACAGCGGAGGGGGGGGGACCATTAAGCGTTGTCCAGTCCCAGAGATGCAGAGCCCAGCCAAGCCAGCCTCCAATGTTCCCCCACGGCCCCCGCCCCCGAAGCTGCCACCCCATCGCCGTGGTAGCCTAGGTAACGACAGCCCAAAACACACGGACGTCGAACACTCTGCCCCAGAGGATGATGGGAGCTTTAGGCATTTCTGGGAGTGGCTCCACACACCTCacacagaggaggagctggaggaggcatGGGAGGTGCTGAAGGAGGTGAAAGAGGTgcaggaaaaggaggaggaaaagggagAGA GTAATGGGTTGAGTTCTTCACACAATGGTGAGAGGGACAGCCCAGCAGACAGACAGTCCACCATGCCCCCTAGTGTCCCCATACGGAAAGACAAAAAGGATGTTCCG AAGCCGATCAGTAATGGTCTCCCCCCGACACCTAAGGTCCAT ATGGGTGCATGTTTCTCCAAGGTGTTTAACGGCTGTCCTCTGAAGATCCACTGTGCCACTTCTTGGATCAATCCCGACACCAGAG acCAGTATTTAATATTCGGAGCTGAAGAAGGAATCTACACCTTAAATCTAAATGAGCTACATGAGACCACGATGGAACAA CTTTTCCCTCGACGATGTACCTGGCTATATGTCATGAACAGCTGTCTTCTTTCAATATCTG gAAAAGCCTCCCAGCTGTACTCTCATAGCCTGACTGGTCTGTTCGAACAGGCCAGACAGTTACAGAAGTTACCAGTAGCCATTCCCACACACAAGCTGCCTGATAAGATGATTCCTAG AAAATTTGCTGTGTCCAATAAAATTCCAGAGACTAAAGGGTGCCAAAAGTGCTGCGTAG TGCGTAACCCATACACAGGCCATAAGTACCTTTGTGGAGCCTTCCAGTCCAGTGTGATGCTGTTGGAGTGGGTCGAGTCCATGCAGAAGTTCATGCTCATCAAA AATATCGACTTCCCGCTGCCGTGTCCGCTGGAGGTCTTTGATATGCTGGTGGTTCCTGAGCAGACCTACCCTCTGATCTGTGTGGCGGTCAGCAAAGGCATCGAACTCAACCAGGTGGTCAAGTTCGGCACCGTCAATCCCAACTCTACCTCCTCCTGGTTTACAGAAGCCG ACACACCACAGTCATGTGTGATTCATGTCACTCAGCTGGAGAGAGACACTATCCTAGTCTGTCTTGACA GGTGTATAAAGATAGTAAATCTCCAGGGCCGGTTAAAATCCAGCAGAAAGCTATCAGCGGAACTCACCTTTAACTTCCAGATCGAATCCATag tttgtctCCAAGATAGTGTACTGGCCTTCTGGAGGCATGGCATGCAGGGACGGAGTTTCAAGACCAACgag ATCACCCAAGAGATTTCTGACAGCACACGCATCTTCAGACTACTGGGATCAGACAG ACATGCTGACTGTAGAGATCAAGATGCTGAGGACAGAGGACAAACTCTGCCCAG ggTGGTGGTCCTCGAGAGCAGGCCTACAGACAACCCTACAGCCCATAGCAACCTCTACATCCTTGCAGGCCATGAAAACAGCtactga
- the LOC137131954 gene encoding mitogen-activated protein kinase kinase kinase kinase 3-like isoform X4, with protein sequence MMNSSVDLSRRNPQEDFELIQRIGSGTYGDVYKARNVNTGELAAIKVIKLEPGEDFAVVQQEIIMMKDCKHSNIVAYFGSYLRRDKLWISMEYCGGGSLQDIYHVTGPLSESQIAYMSRETLQGLYYLHSKGKMHRDIKGANILLTDNGYVKLADFGVSAQITATLAKRKSFIGTPYWMAPEVAAVERKGGYNQLCDIWAVGITAIELAELQPPMFDLHPMRALFLMTKSNFQPPKMKDKLKWTNNFHHFVKLALTKNPKKRPTAEKMLQHPFVSQPLSRTLAIELLDKANNPDHSTYNDFDDDDPEPEFKYRGHFLPLSPGARRAPRFAARRKSPVSVPHRIRSTSRSTREGKTLSEINFGQVKFDAPLRKETEPHHEPDLQFEYGHDSPSLLGGNKSLLKSVEEELQQRGHVAHLGDDEDDDGADDDETHNHKSSTIMRPKVPPPLPPKPKSISTSQQQQKHDDNQSHSEDDSGGGGTIKRCPVPEMQSPAKPASNVPPRPPPPKLPPHRRGSLGNDSPKHTDVEHSAPEDDGSFRHFWEWLHTPHTEEELEEAWEVLKEVKEVQEKEEEKGESNGLSSSHNGERDSPADRQSTMPPSVPIRKDKKDVPKPISNGLPPTPKVHMGACFSKVFNGCPLKIHCATSWINPDTRDQYLIFGAEEGIYTLNLNELHETTMEQLFPRRCTWLYVMNSCLLSISGKASQLYSHSLTGLFEQARQLQKLPVAIPTHKLPDKMIPRKFAVSNKIPETKGCQKCCVVRNPYTGHKYLCGAFQSSVMLLEWVESMQKFMLIKNIDFPLPCPLEVFDMLVVPEQTYPLICVAVSKGIELNQVVKFGTVNPNSTSSWFTEADTPQSCVIHVTQLERDTILVCLDRCIKIVNLQGRLKSSRKLSAELTFNFQIESIVCLQDSVLAFWRHGMQGRSFKTNEITQEISDSTRIFRLLGSDRHADCRDQDAEDRGQTLPRVVVLESRPTDNPTAHSNLYILAGHENSY encoded by the exons gagagATAAGTTATGGATCAGTATGGAGTACTGTGGAGGAGGTTCTCTGCAGGACATTTATCATG TAACTGGGCCTTTGTCAGAGTCACAGATAGCCTACATGTCACGGGAGACCCTGCAG GGTTTATACTACTTACATAGCAAAGGCAAAATGCACAGAGACATCAAG GGAGCCAACATCCTCTTGACAGACAACGGCTATGTTAAACTAG ctgactttggcgTATCAGCCCAGATCACAGCAACTCTGGCCAAAAGGAAGTCATTCATTGGAACTCCTTACTG GATGGCTCCAGAGGTAGCAGcagtggagagaaaaggaggtTACAACCAGCTGTGTGATATCTGGGCTGTGGGAATAACTGCAATAGAGCTGGCTGAACTGCAGCCACCCATGTTTGACCTCCACCCCATgag GGCTCTGTTCTTAATGACTAAGAGTAATTTCCAGCCTCCTAAGATGAAAGATAAACTTAAGTG GACCAATAACTTCCACCATTTTGTCAAACTAGCACTCACCAAGAACCCAAAGAAAAGGCCCACAGCGGAAAAGATGCTTCAG CACCCATTTGTGTCTCAGCCCCTCAGCAGGACACTAGCAATCGAGCTGCTGGATAAAGCCAACAACCCCGACCACAGCACCTACAACGACTTTGATGATGACGACCCAGAACCTGAG TTTAAGTACAGGGGTCATTTCCTACCTTTAAGCCCTGGTGCTCGACGTGCACCCCGTTTTGCAGCCCGTAGGAAG TCTCCAGTCTCTGTTCCTCATCGTATTCGTTCCACCAGCAGAAGCACTAGGGAAGGAAAGACACTGTCCGAGATTAACT TTGGCCAAGTGAAGTTTGATGCTCCACTGAGAAAGGAGACGGAACCCCATCATGAACCG GACCTGCAGTTTGAGTATGGACATGATTCACCAAGTCTTTTGGGAGGAAACAA GAGTCTTCTCAAATCTGTGGAGGAGGAGCTACAGCAGAG GGGCCATGTGGCACACTTAGgggatgatgaggatgatgatggtgCAGATGATGATGAAACTCACAATCA TAAATCAAGCACTATCATGAGGCCAAAGGTccctcctccacttcctcccaAG CCCAAGTCCATCTCCAcatcacagcaacaacaaaaacacgaCGACAACCAATCGCACAGCGAGGACGACAGCGGAGGGGGGGGGACCATTAAGCGTTGTCCAGTCCCAGAGATGCAGAGCCCAGCCAAGCCAGCCTCCAATGTTCCCCCACGGCCCCCGCCCCCGAAGCTGCCACCCCATCGCCGTGGTAGCCTAGGTAACGACAGCCCAAAACACACGGACGTCGAACACTCTGCCCCAGAGGATGATGGGAGCTTTAGGCATTTCTGGGAGTGGCTCCACACACCTCacacagaggaggagctggaggaggcatGGGAGGTGCTGAAGGAGGTGAAAGAGGTgcaggaaaaggaggaggaaaagggagAGA GTAATGGGTTGAGTTCTTCACACAATGGTGAGAGGGACAGCCCAGCAGACAGACAGTCCACCATGCCCCCTAGTGTCCCCATACGGAAAGACAAAAAGGATGTTCCG AAGCCGATCAGTAATGGTCTCCCCCCGACACCTAAGGTCCAT ATGGGTGCATGTTTCTCCAAGGTGTTTAACGGCTGTCCTCTGAAGATCCACTGTGCCACTTCTTGGATCAATCCCGACACCAGAG acCAGTATTTAATATTCGGAGCTGAAGAAGGAATCTACACCTTAAATCTAAATGAGCTACATGAGACCACGATGGAACAA CTTTTCCCTCGACGATGTACCTGGCTATATGTCATGAACAGCTGTCTTCTTTCAATATCTG gAAAAGCCTCCCAGCTGTACTCTCATAGCCTGACTGGTCTGTTCGAACAGGCCAGACAGTTACAGAAGTTACCAGTAGCCATTCCCACACACAAGCTGCCTGATAAGATGATTCCTAG AAAATTTGCTGTGTCCAATAAAATTCCAGAGACTAAAGGGTGCCAAAAGTGCTGCGTAG TGCGTAACCCATACACAGGCCATAAGTACCTTTGTGGAGCCTTCCAGTCCAGTGTGATGCTGTTGGAGTGGGTCGAGTCCATGCAGAAGTTCATGCTCATCAAA AATATCGACTTCCCGCTGCCGTGTCCGCTGGAGGTCTTTGATATGCTGGTGGTTCCTGAGCAGACCTACCCTCTGATCTGTGTGGCGGTCAGCAAAGGCATCGAACTCAACCAGGTGGTCAAGTTCGGCACCGTCAATCCCAACTCTACCTCCTCCTGGTTTACAGAAGCCG ACACACCACAGTCATGTGTGATTCATGTCACTCAGCTGGAGAGAGACACTATCCTAGTCTGTCTTGACA GGTGTATAAAGATAGTAAATCTCCAGGGCCGGTTAAAATCCAGCAGAAAGCTATCAGCGGAACTCACCTTTAACTTCCAGATCGAATCCATag tttgtctCCAAGATAGTGTACTGGCCTTCTGGAGGCATGGCATGCAGGGACGGAGTTTCAAGACCAACgag ATCACCCAAGAGATTTCTGACAGCACACGCATCTTCAGACTACTGGGATCAGACAG ACATGCTGACTGTAGAGATCAAGATGCTGAGGACAGAGGACAAACTCTGCCCAG ggTGGTGGTCCTCGAGAGCAGGCCTACAGACAACCCTACAGCCCATAGCAACCTCTACATCCTTGCAGGCCATGAAAACAGCtactga
- the LOC137131954 gene encoding mitogen-activated protein kinase kinase kinase kinase 3-like isoform X12 produces MMNSSVDLSRRNPQEDFELIQRIGSGTYGDVYKARNVNTGELAAIKVIKLEPGEDFAVVQQEIIMMKDCKHSNIVAYFGSYLRRDKLWISMEYCGGGSLQDIYHVTGPLSESQIAYMSRETLQGLYYLHSKGKMHRDIKGANILLTDNGYVKLADFGVSAQITATLAKRKSFIGTPYWMAPEVAAVERKGGYNQLCDIWAVGITAIELAELQPPMFDLHPMRALFLMTKSNFQPPKMKDKLKWTNNFHHFVKLALTKNPKKRPTAEKMLQHPFVSQPLSRTLAIELLDKANNPDHSTYNDFDDDDPEPEFKYRGHFLPLSPGARRAPRFAARRKSPVSVPHRIRSTSRSTREGKTLSEINFGQVKFDAPLRKETEPHHEPCASEPYLDCVEEHYYTARSNLDLQFEYGHDSPSLLGGNKSLLKSVEEELQQRGHVAHLGDDEDDDGADDDETHNHKSSTIMRPKVPPPLPPKPKSISTSQQQQKHDDNQSHSEDDSGGGGTIKRCPVPEMQSPAKPASNVPPRPPPPKLPPHRRGSLGNGLSSSHNGERDSPADRQSTMPPSVPIRKDKKDVPKPISNGLPPTPKVHMGACFSKVFNGCPLKIHCATSWINPDTRDQYLIFGAEEGIYTLNLNELHETTMEQLFPRRCTWLYVMNSCLLSISGKASQLYSHSLTGLFEQARQLQKLPVAIPTHKLPDKMIPRKFAVSNKIPETKGCQKCCVVRNPYTGHKYLCGAFQSSVMLLEWVESMQKFMLIKNIDFPLPCPLEVFDMLVVPEQTYPLICVAVSKGIELNQVVKFGTVNPNSTSSWFTEADTPQSCVIHVTQLERDTILVCLDRCIKIVNLQGRLKSSRKLSAELTFNFQIESIVCLQDSVLAFWRHGMQGRSFKTNEITQEISDSTRIFRLLGSDRVVVLESRPTDNPTAHSNLYILAGHENSY; encoded by the exons gagagATAAGTTATGGATCAGTATGGAGTACTGTGGAGGAGGTTCTCTGCAGGACATTTATCATG TAACTGGGCCTTTGTCAGAGTCACAGATAGCCTACATGTCACGGGAGACCCTGCAG GGTTTATACTACTTACATAGCAAAGGCAAAATGCACAGAGACATCAAG GGAGCCAACATCCTCTTGACAGACAACGGCTATGTTAAACTAG ctgactttggcgTATCAGCCCAGATCACAGCAACTCTGGCCAAAAGGAAGTCATTCATTGGAACTCCTTACTG GATGGCTCCAGAGGTAGCAGcagtggagagaaaaggaggtTACAACCAGCTGTGTGATATCTGGGCTGTGGGAATAACTGCAATAGAGCTGGCTGAACTGCAGCCACCCATGTTTGACCTCCACCCCATgag GGCTCTGTTCTTAATGACTAAGAGTAATTTCCAGCCTCCTAAGATGAAAGATAAACTTAAGTG GACCAATAACTTCCACCATTTTGTCAAACTAGCACTCACCAAGAACCCAAAGAAAAGGCCCACAGCGGAAAAGATGCTTCAG CACCCATTTGTGTCTCAGCCCCTCAGCAGGACACTAGCAATCGAGCTGCTGGATAAAGCCAACAACCCCGACCACAGCACCTACAACGACTTTGATGATGACGACCCAGAACCTGAG TTTAAGTACAGGGGTCATTTCCTACCTTTAAGCCCTGGTGCTCGACGTGCACCCCGTTTTGCAGCCCGTAGGAAG TCTCCAGTCTCTGTTCCTCATCGTATTCGTTCCACCAGCAGAAGCACTAGGGAAGGAAAGACACTGTCCGAGATTAACT TTGGCCAAGTGAAGTTTGATGCTCCACTGAGAAAGGAGACGGAACCCCATCATGAACCG TGTGCTTCTGAGCCCTATCTGGACTGTGTTGAGGAGCACTACTATACCGCGAGATCTAATCTG GACCTGCAGTTTGAGTATGGACATGATTCACCAAGTCTTTTGGGAGGAAACAA GAGTCTTCTCAAATCTGTGGAGGAGGAGCTACAGCAGAG GGGCCATGTGGCACACTTAGgggatgatgaggatgatgatggtgCAGATGATGATGAAACTCACAATCA TAAATCAAGCACTATCATGAGGCCAAAGGTccctcctccacttcctcccaAG CCCAAGTCCATCTCCAcatcacagcaacaacaaaaacacgaCGACAACCAATCGCACAGCGAGGACGACAGCGGAGGGGGGGGGACCATTAAGCGTTGTCCAGTCCCAGAGATGCAGAGCCCAGCCAAGCCAGCCTCCAATGTTCCCCCACGGCCCCCGCCCCCGAAGCTGCCACCCCATCGCCGTGGTAGCCTAG GTAATGGGTTGAGTTCTTCACACAATGGTGAGAGGGACAGCCCAGCAGACAGACAGTCCACCATGCCCCCTAGTGTCCCCATACGGAAAGACAAAAAGGATGTTCCG AAGCCGATCAGTAATGGTCTCCCCCCGACACCTAAGGTCCAT ATGGGTGCATGTTTCTCCAAGGTGTTTAACGGCTGTCCTCTGAAGATCCACTGTGCCACTTCTTGGATCAATCCCGACACCAGAG acCAGTATTTAATATTCGGAGCTGAAGAAGGAATCTACACCTTAAATCTAAATGAGCTACATGAGACCACGATGGAACAA CTTTTCCCTCGACGATGTACCTGGCTATATGTCATGAACAGCTGTCTTCTTTCAATATCTG gAAAAGCCTCCCAGCTGTACTCTCATAGCCTGACTGGTCTGTTCGAACAGGCCAGACAGTTACAGAAGTTACCAGTAGCCATTCCCACACACAAGCTGCCTGATAAGATGATTCCTAG AAAATTTGCTGTGTCCAATAAAATTCCAGAGACTAAAGGGTGCCAAAAGTGCTGCGTAG TGCGTAACCCATACACAGGCCATAAGTACCTTTGTGGAGCCTTCCAGTCCAGTGTGATGCTGTTGGAGTGGGTCGAGTCCATGCAGAAGTTCATGCTCATCAAA AATATCGACTTCCCGCTGCCGTGTCCGCTGGAGGTCTTTGATATGCTGGTGGTTCCTGAGCAGACCTACCCTCTGATCTGTGTGGCGGTCAGCAAAGGCATCGAACTCAACCAGGTGGTCAAGTTCGGCACCGTCAATCCCAACTCTACCTCCTCCTGGTTTACAGAAGCCG ACACACCACAGTCATGTGTGATTCATGTCACTCAGCTGGAGAGAGACACTATCCTAGTCTGTCTTGACA GGTGTATAAAGATAGTAAATCTCCAGGGCCGGTTAAAATCCAGCAGAAAGCTATCAGCGGAACTCACCTTTAACTTCCAGATCGAATCCATag tttgtctCCAAGATAGTGTACTGGCCTTCTGGAGGCATGGCATGCAGGGACGGAGTTTCAAGACCAACgag ATCACCCAAGAGATTTCTGACAGCACACGCATCTTCAGACTACTGGGATCAGACAG ggTGGTGGTCCTCGAGAGCAGGCCTACAGACAACCCTACAGCCCATAGCAACCTCTACATCCTTGCAGGCCATGAAAACAGCtactga